The Mangrovibacterium diazotrophicum DNA window AATAGCATGAACCAATTTTCTCCAAGTTTCCTGCATGATTTCCTGATTTTATGGGGACAAGCTAAATTAAATCAATTCTGAAAAGTCACTGATAAAATAGCTGCCTTTTTATGCATAGAATTGAATATTAATTCGCGTTGCCGTAATTTTACGACATCAAACATAAAATTCAGAAAACATCCAACGCAATAACCAGTCACATAATTGATTTCGCGTGAAAAAAATCGATATATTTTAGTTAAAATTGAATCTATGAAAAAACTTAGCCGAATTTTAATGATTCTCACGCTTGCCTTCCTGGCAGCGTGCGAAGGAGAACAGGGACCTGCCGGTGTTCCTGGGGAAGACGGATACAATATTCTCGGAACAGTGTTCGAAATTGAAGGAACGTTCAGCAATTCAAACGATTACATCCTATATGACGAATTTCCAAGCAGTTTTGAAGTTTATAACGGAGATGTGGTCATGGTGTACATCCTTTGGGAAGTGACCGACGGATTGGATGTTTGGCGTGCCCTACCCCAAACCATCTTTTTCAACGAAGGTCCTCTGATGTACAACTTTGACTATACGCTGGTAGATTTCCAAATCTTTCTGGACGGAGCAATTGACTTCTCAAGTTTGGATGCAGCCTGGACAGACAACCAGATCTTCCGGATTGCAGTAATTCCGGCCGATTTGTGGGCACAAAACAAATCGCTGGATCTCACGGACTATAATGCGGTTATGAAAGCACTAAATCGTCCGACCGAATCGAAAGACATGACTCAGATCGAAAAATTATAAAACGTATTGACGAAAACCGTTGCTTTGAGCAAGTTCGAAAAAGACACCTTTCTCCAGAGGTGTCTTTTTTTTGTCCTTTTCGAAGCGCTCGCCTTCAACAAAACAAATCCACTCAATCCGCCAACTATTCTGAAATTCCACCGTAGCATTCAGATATAAACATCTTTTATTATTGAAATACGTTCCCCGATATGACTCAGTTCGACATCACTCGAACACCCCTTTTATATTTTCTTTTCCTAATCATGTTCCCTTTTTTCAGCCAGGCGCAGATACAAGGATCCGTTCGTGACTCGACCGATCTTCCGGTTGCTTTTGCCAATATCCTGTTGCTGAATGCAGCCGACTCGACGGTTGCAACCGGCGTCATGGCTACCGACGAAGGCACCTACAACATTACCGATTTTAAACCGGGCAAGTATCTTATTGGTGCCAGCCTGATCGGCTATGATCCGGTCTATTCCAAGCCATTTACGATCAAAAGCAGCAACGAACACTTTCACCAAAATCCGCTCTACATGCGTTCAAACGCCAAGCAGATCGAAGACGTAAATGTGGTTGCGAAAAAACCAATCTACGAACTGCAAATCGACCGAATGGTGGTTAATGTTGAAAACAGTATTACATCGAGCGGAAATACAGCTCTCGAAGTACTCGAGAAATCCCCCGGTGTGATCGTCGACCGGCAAAACAACAGCATCTCGCTGGCCGGTAAAAGCGGGGTCATGATCATCCTGAACGGCAAACAAACCCGTATGCCAATCGAGGCAGCCATGCAAATGCTGGATGGGATGAACGCGGAGAATGTAAAAAAGATTGAATTGATTACCACACCGCCCGCAAAATATGAAGCCGAAGGTAATGCCGGAATTATCAACATCGTGCTGAAGAAACACGAAGATTTTGGCACCAATGGTTCTTTCTCGCTGGGCGCCGGAGTGGCCAAACGCGAGAAGATGAACGCCAGCCTCAACCTGAATCATCACGTGGAAAAAGTGAATTTCTTTGGCACCTACAATGTCAATTACAACAACCTATTTCACCAAATCGACTCGTATCGAAGGTACCTGAAAGATGATCAGGTCAATGAATCGGAAGCAAGCAGCTACCGGGATGCTATTGTGCTGTTTCAGAATATCCGAATGGGACTTGATTACACCATCAGTAGTAAGACGACCTTCAGTGTACTGACAAACGGCTACATCAGCAGTTGGGATATGGACGCAAGAAATGACATCCGGTACATGACCAACGGAACAACAACCGAGACCTCGGTAATGGCCAACTCCGAAATCAACAAATGGTACCACGGCATGGGCAACCTGAACCTGCTACACCATTTCGAGGAAGCGGAAACCCTTGAATTCAACTTCGACTACCTGAACTACTACAACGACGATCCCTCCGATTACGACTCGGAAGTTACCGACAACACGGGCGCAATGACTTCTGAAATTATCGAGATTGAAAAGACCACGCCAATTGATATCCTCGTGGGCTCGGTAGACTACTCAAACCAGGTAAACTCGGATTTTAAACTGGAAGCCGGCGCAAAGATCACGTTCACCAAGTTTAAAAATGACGTTGCTGTTCGCTACCTCGAAAACGGCGGTTGGTACTACGATCCGGAACTGACCAATAATTACAGCATGGACGAAAACATCATGGCACTGTATGCTTCCGCAAACTACAAATTTGCGAAGAACACCAGCATTGTCGCGGGGCTCCGTTACGAATACATGAACTCGGTTCTGGATTCGGAGACCGAAAAGGGAATCGTTGATTTACATTACGGTGAATTCTTCCCCACCCTTTTCCTGTCGCAAAAATTCGATGACAACAATACGCTGCAAGCCTCGTACAGCCGCCGGATCAACCGACCAACCTTCAACCAGCTTGCTCCATTCCTGATCCTGATCACACCCGAAAGTTTTGTGTCCGGAAATGTAAATCTACTACCCGCGTTCAGCAATATTTACAAGATCGAGTACCAGTTTAAATCGGCCATGCTCTCGGTAGCTTATACCGATACAAAAGATGCAATTTCGCGTTTTGCCCCAACCAATAGTGCCGACGGCGACAAACAATATTTCTTTTCCCGGAATATTGATAAAAGCGAAACCTACGCAGCCACGCTGGCCATCCCGATTACCGCTACCCCTTGGTGGAAAATGCAGAATAACCTGATCTGGACCAAGCAGAAAGTTGATACGGAATACGATGGAACGGTGTACAAAATTGACCAGGATAATTACCGGATTACAAGTAATCAAAGCTTCACCCTCACCAAGTATTTCTCGGCCGAAATTTCCTGTTTCTACAACTCGAAATCCATTTGGGGCATCTACGAAAGTAAAGCGTTCGGGCGCGTGGATGCCGGCGTGCAATGGAAGTTGAAAAATGAAAACAGCCGCTTTAACCTCAACGTCAGCGATATTTTCAAAACAAATATTTACCGAAGTGTCGCCAACTTACCGGAGTTGAATATTTATAACCGTTGGCGCCTGGATTTTGAGCCCCGTGTGATCCGCCTCACTTTCACCCAAAACTTTGGGAATGGGGCAGTCAAAACAAGGCATCGAACAACTGGTTCGGAAGAAGAACAAAATCGCGTTAGTCCTCAGTAATTTAAATCATTCCTTATTAAGGCATAAAAAAAAGGATGGCCTCTACCATCCTTTTCTCACTTAACCAAACCTATCTCTATGAAAAAAACTACTTATTACTTTGCTTATTGTACGCTACAAAGATACGCCCTGCTTCAGTTAACGCCTGCCAAGGAACGTTAAAGAACTTTAGAAATGAACGAAGGCATGGGAAAGCTATCAATTTTAAGAAACCGTTGAAGATGCTGTTGTCAGGTTGTCATTAGTTATTCGGGTGCCTTCCGGCGCTGACTCGAGGCTATTTTCCACTCTGCGCCTTCGCGTCCGCGTGTGCATTAACCAACGACTTGCTCGTTTCAGCAAACAAAAAAAGGATGACCGCTGCCATCCTTTTCTCACTTAACCAAACCTATCTCTATGAAAAAAAATTACTTATTACTTTGCTTATTGTACACTACAAAGATACGCCGCGCTTCCGTTAACGGCTTTCAACGAACGTTAAAGAAGCTTAGAAATGAATGACATAAAATCCCGAGTGCGAAATACTCGATACAACTGAAGTCACAAAAAAAGGATGGCCTACACCATCCTTTTTCCCTTCTAATCAAAACTATCTCTATGAAAAAATCTACTTATTACTTTGCTTATTGTACGCTACAAAAATACGCCGCACTTCCGTTAATGCATGAAAAGGAACGTTAAAGAACCTTAGAATCGACTATACTGGAATAGAGTAAGAATAGCGCAACTGGCTGGTCGTTTCAGCAAACAAAAAAAAGGATGACCGCTGCCATCCTTTTCTCACTTAACCAAACCTATCTCTATGAAAAAAACTTACTTATTACTTTGCTTATTGTACTCTACAAAGATACGCCGCGCTTCCGTTAACGCCTGCCAAGGAACGTTAAAGAACCTTAGAAATGACAAGACTTGAAAAAGTAAGAATAGCGCAGTTGGCTGGTTATTTCAACAGACAAAAAAAGGATGACCGTTGCCATCCTTTTCTCACTTAACCAAACCTATCTCTATGAAAAAAACTTACTTATTACTTTGCTTATTGTACGCTACAAAGATACACCGCGCTTCCGTTAACGGCTTTCAACGAATGTTAAAGAAGCTTAGAAATGAATGACATAAAATCCGGAGCACTAAAAACTCGATACAAATGAAGTCACAAAAAAATGGATGGCCTACGCCATCCATTTTCCCTTCTAATCAAAACTATCTCAATGAAAAAATCTACCTATTACTTTGCTTATTTTACTTTACAAAAATACGCCGCACTTCCGTTAATGCCTGAAAAGGAACGTTAAAGACCCTTAGAAATGAACGAAGGCATGGGAAAGCTACCAATTTAAGAAACCGTTGAAGATCCTGTTGTCAGGTTGTCAATAGTTATCTGGTTGTCTTCCTGCGCTGACTCGAAGCTATTTCCCCCTCTGCGCCTTTGCGTCCTTGCGTGCTTCAACCAACTACTTGCTCGTTTCAGCAAACAAAAAAAGGATGACCGCTGCCATCCTTTTCTCACTTAACCAAACCTATCTCTATGAAAAAAACTTACTTATTACTTTGCTTATTGTACTCTACAAAGATACACCCGACTTCCGTTAACGCCTGACAACGGATGTTAAAGAAACTTAGAAGTGATTGGAATGAAAGAAATGTTCCAAAGTCTGCGAAAGCGATAAAAATTCAGAAACCGTTGAAGATCCTGTTGTCATGTTGTCATTAGTTCTCGGCTTGTCTTCCGGCACTAGCCCGAAACTATTCTCCACTCCGCGCCTTTGTGTCTTTGCGTGCACCAACCAACAACTTACTCTTTTCACCACACAAAAAAAAGGATGACCACTGCCATCCTTTTCTCACTTAACCAAACCTATCTCTATGAAAAAAACTTACTTATTACTTTGCTTATTGTACGCTACAAAGATACACCGCGCTTCCGTTAACGCCTGCCAACGGATGTTAAAGAACCTTAGAAGTGAGATTTGGAGCGCGAAAAGTATGAAAAACGAAAAAAGCACCTCAGTATCCTGAAGTGCTTCTATATGGAGCGAGAGACGGGATTCGAACCCGCGACCCCAACCTTGGCAAGGTTGTGCTCTACCAACTGAGCTACTCTCGCAATATGTGTTTTGTTCTAAAAGTACCCGGAGCGGGACTTGAACCCGCACGATCGTAATGATCATTGGATTTTAAGTCCAACGTGTCTACCATTCCACCATCCGGGCATCCTAAGATGGAGCGAGAGACGGGATTCGAACCCGCGACCCCAACCTTGGCAAGGTTGTGCTCTACCAACTGAGCTACTCTCGCATTTTATACTTTCAGTATCCTTTTGAACTGTGCTACCCCTTTCGGAAACAGCGATGCAAATATATTGCTAATTTTTTTTTATCCAAAAATAAATCTCAAAATTTAGAATCTATTTTTTGCCCGAATTCGGAAGCTACTTTAAGCCAGATAGTTTTTTAATTTCATTCAGTTTGTTCAATGCTTCAATTGGCGTCAGATTATTAATGTCGAGGGTACGAATCTCGTCCCGAATCGACTTCAGCACCGGATCGTCCATCTGAAAAAAGCTTAATTGAAAGCCTTCACGCTTCTCGGCCATGCCGTCCAACGGCTTTGCCAGGCCGTCTTTTCGGTTGTCTCCTTCCAGTTGAACCAGAATTTCGTCGGCTCTTTTAACAACCGACGGCGGCATACCGGCCATGCGTGCCACGTGAATACCGAAACTGTGATTACTGCCTCCGCGAACCAATTTGCGCAGGAAAATGACTTTATTACCGACTTCCTTCACACTCACGTTGAAATTCTTTACGCGGGAGAAGGATTTCTCCATTTCATTCAACTCGTGGTAGTGGGTCGCAAACAAAGTTTTCGCTTTGGCCTGTCCATGCTCATGAATGTACTCCACAATGGACCAGGCAATCGAGATCCCGTCGTAGGTTGAAGTTCCGCGTCCCAGTTCGTCCAACAGAATCAGACTTCGGTCGGAAAGGTTATTCAAAATACTGGCCGCTTCGTTCATCTCCACCATAAAGGTTGACTCGCCCAACGAAATGTTATCCGAAGCCCCGACACGGGTGAAGATTTTATCTACGTAACCGATACTGGCCGACTTGGCCGGAACGTACGAACCCATTTGCGCCATGAGCACAATCAGGGCTGTTTGGCGCAACAAGGCCGATTTACCCGCCATGTTTGGTCCGGTAATGATGATCACCTGCTGATCGTCGGTATCCAGAAAGACGTCGTTGCTGATGTATTCTTCGCCAATTGGCAGCTGCTGCTCAATTACGGGGTGTCGCCCTTCTTTTATTTCGATGACTTTCGTATCGTTCAGCTCGGGCTTGTTGTAGTTATTGGCCAATGCACAGCTGGCAAACGACAGCAAACAGTCCAGACGGGCAATCACCACGGCGTTCAACTGCACTGCCTGAATATATTCGGACAAAGCCAACACCAAATCGTTGAACAGTTTTCCTTCCAAAGCCAGAATCTTTTCCTCGGCTCCCAGAATTTTGCTCTCGTATTCTTTCAGTTCCTCGGTAATATAACGCTCGGCGCTGACCAGGGTTTGTTTCCGAATCCAATCAGCCGGAACCTTATCTTTGTGTGTATTTCGAACTTCAATGTAATAACCAAAAACGTTGTTGAAGGCAATCTTCAGCGACGGAATACCCGTTCGGGCCGATTCGCGCTCCTGCATCTGGGTCAGGTAATCCTTTCCCGAATACTGAATACTACGCAGCTCATCCAATTCTTCCGATACACCTTTTTTGATCACATTCCCTTTGTGCAGCAACATCGGGGGATCATTCACGATTTCCTTCTCGATCCGGTCGCGAATACTGGTACAGGGGTTCAGTTGTTCGGCAAAACGTTTTAATACCGGATGATCAACTCCTTCAGCATATCTTTTGATCGGCTCGATGGCATTCAGCGCATTTTTCAGTTGATTGACTTCACGAGGATTGATACGACCGACAGCCACCTTCGAGATGATGCGTTCCAAATCGCCAATGTGGCGAAGGTGCATTTCAAGATCTTCCTTTTCTCCCTCATTACCGGTAAAATACTCAACCACCGACAGCCGCTCGTTGATGGCATTGATCTCTTTCAACGGCAAGGCAATCCAACGTTTGAGCATCCGGGCTCCCATCGGCGAGATGGTCTTATCCAGTACCTGCACCAGTGTTTTCGCACCTTCGTTGATGATGCCAAAGAGCTCCAGGTTGCGAATGGTAAAACGGTCGAGCCAAACATATTTGTCTTCCTCGATGCGCGAGAGTGCAGTAATGTGCTGCACCTGCGTGTGTTGAGTCAAATCAAGATAATGCAGAATGACGCCCGAAGCAATCACACCGTAATTCAATTCCTGAACACCGTATCCTTTTAATGATTTGGTTTCGAAATGACGAAGCAAACGATCGGTTGCCGCATCTTCGGTATAAGCCCAATCGTCCATGGTGTAGGTATAAAACTTGCCACCAAAGTGCTCCGAAAACTCATTCCCTTTCCCTTTTTGGTACAAAACCTCTTTGGGTTTAAAGGAATTCAGCAGTTTATCGATGTACTCGAACCCCCCTTCTGCAGTCAGGAATTCACCGGTTGAAATATCCAGAAAAGCGACACCGGCCATTTTCTTATCGAAATGAACCGAGGCCAAAAAGTTGTTTTCCCGATGCTCAAGAATGTTGTCGTTGATGGAAACCCCGGGTGTCACCAATTCGGTAATCCCGCGTTTAACTATCTTTTTAGTCAGCTTCGGATCTTCCAGCTGCTCGCAAATCGCCACTCGCTGACCAGCACGAACCAATTTAGGTAAATAAGTATCCAATGCATGATGCGGGAAACCAGCCAACTCGACATAGCTGGCAGATCCGTTTGCCCGGCGGGTCAGGGTAATCCCCAGAATTTCGGCCGCTTTAATGGCATCCTCTCCAAAAGTTTCGTAAAAGTCGCCAACCCGAAACAGCAAAACAGCATCCGGATGCTTGTCCTTGATGGCATAATACTGCTTCATCAAGGGTGTTTCCACATATTTTTTTTCTTTCGACAAACTCTATCGTTTTTGATTGCTTAGCCAACAAAGATAAAAGAAGTGTTTCCAAGATAAAAAGAGGCGGGTATCCGGAAGCCGGAAACTTTTCAACAAGTTACCACAAAAGGGAAACGACAAATGCCAAATTCCAAAATTTCAAAAGGAGCATTGAATAGAAAACCAACTCACTTCTGAGAACTTCGCATCTAACTACGCATGATCACAAACCGGCTGTGCAGCAGCGAGCGAATCAACAGCATCGCTATCAACATGTAGAATCCGGGAGCAAATTCCTGAGGAAGAAACAAACTTAGAGGCAGGAACAGCAATAACCAACAAGAAAGCACCACCCAGTACCAACGCAACACGGGACGCCATTTTTTAACCATCCACAATAGCAGGAAGGGCAAGTTAATCGCGATTGCCCACAACTGGTTGTAATTGGCTGCCATCGCGGGGTGCTCTGAATACAGGAAGAACCAAAGCAATACAAATCCGGCCAGACCATTTATAAATAAGAGAATGTAGTCAATCCAATAATTGATTTTTCCCGACTTCAACTGACGATAAGTCAACCAGAATATCGCAATCAGAATCAGCAGCAAAATAATTTCGGGGGAATGAATCGTCAGCCAGGACGCAGAAAGAGAAGGAGCCTCGTAAATAGCATTGGTCTTTTTCACCAAAGGACGCTCATTTCCATTTTTTGAGATTTTTGCGCCTGCGAAATGCTGAAACAAATAGTCGGGTAAAAACATTTCCTCGTACGCCGAAGCAACTTTATCCGAGGGACTTCCCAATACCAGGTTAATTCCGAAATTGGTCCAAGGCAATATTTTCTGATATTCATCCGCGTGTTGGCGGAACGTCATGCCTACATTTTCTGTAGGAAACTCAACTTTACCGTCTACCTGATTTTCGACCAGGTCGCGCACGCGGGTCGCACAGTTGTCGTAGAAAAAATTGTAGCGATATTCCCGATTCTCCGGCTTGGCATTATTAATTAGGAAATTCAACATTTGCTGTTTCTCCGAAAGCGTTAGATTCAAGACCTGCTCCTGAATGCTGCGCCCGTTTCGGATATAATCGTCATAAAAGTCCTTGTAATATTCAGGAGCCAGCATGTAATTGGCATTCCCCTTGGCAAAACGATACACAAAATTAGGCTCACGAAAACTGAACACACCGTAGTTGAACACCACATCCCAATTTCGGGCCGGGTCGTGCACCCGAACCGCTGTGTGCCCGTAAATGGCATGAATCAGATCGCTGGGGCCACAGGACATGACACTAATTTCAGCTTGCGGACTTAAAATTATGGATTGACTGCGGACTGCCGATTGGACTCCGAAGAAAAGCAGGATTGCCAGGAGGATTTGCTTCACAATGTTTTTATTTCAAAAGAAATAAAAAGCAACTATAACACGAAACGGAACGATACAAAAATTCAAAACATTTAAGCTCGTTTACATCTAAAGCATAAAAAAGAAAGCTACCCGGGAAAAGGTAGCTTTCAAATCTATATGAACAAAAAACTCAATTAGCGCCACGCGCCAACAATCGCTCCCATAACCATATACGACACCAAATCATACCCTGCATGAATCAGGAAAAGGGAAAATTTTTGTTGCTCAAACAGGATCGTGTTCAGGCGGGCAGTCGAGATCCAAAAGAGGGCAATCATGAACCCGGAGAAAACACCAATTCCAAAATTACCGGTAGACCCCAAAAACATCGCCAGGGAAAAGGCCGCAAAGAGGGAAGCGATAAAAGAACTGCCGAAAATAACGGGCATGGGATATACCCCTTCTTTCAACGAGTCCTCCGTAAAATCGTTTAAAATCATCCATTTTTTTCCGAAAAGAAGAGAAGAATACCACAGGCTTCCAACGACAAATGTGCTGAGTGCAGCTACAATGACAGCCCAATAGTTCACATGGGTAACCACTTCAACCAAATTCATCATTCCTTTTTCACGAGTTTAAGTCCAATGTCTCTTCAAGTTACAACTATTTTTCATTTTTTCCTTATTTAGACTTGATTAATATAGACTAAGTTTTATTTTTAGATATTTTTGTCTGAATTTCAATTTAAAGAATAAACCTATGGGATGTAATGGATGTGCCATGAAAACGAGTAGTGACCGTCCGCAAATGCTGACAACTCACGATTGGTTGAAAGATTTGCCGGATACTAGTCACCTGAGCAAGATCGTGGAGGTCCGGTTCAAAGGCACGCATAAAGATTTTTACAAAAACGAAGATATGCTTTCGCTCAAAGTGGGCGATTTAGTCGTGGTTGCTAGTAACCCCGGGCACGACGTGGGGACTGTGACACTGACCGGAACATTGGCAAAGAAACAGTTCGAGCGTAAAATTAAACGCCCCGAGCGTTATACCTGGAACAAGATTTACCGCAAAGCCAGTGATGTTGACAAGCAAAAGTGGGAAGCTGCCAAAGCGCGGGAATACGCCGTTATGGTTCGCTCTCGCCAAATAGCTGCCGAGCTGGGCTTGAATATGAAAATCGGCGATGTGGAATTCCGCGGAGACGGTTCCAAAGCCATCTTCTACTACATTGCTGACGATCGCGTTGACTTCCGCGAATTGATTCGCCGCTATGCACGCGAGTTTCAAATCAAAGTTGAAATGAAACAAATTGGTGCCCGTCAGGAAGCCGGCTTGGTTGGCGGAATCGGATCGTGTGGACGGGAACTTTGCTGCTCCAGCTGGCGAACTGATTTCTCGAGCGTTACTTCGGATGCTGCCATGAAACAAGGGCTTTCGCCCAATGCCGAAAAAATGGCCGGGCAATGTGGAAAACTGAAATGTTGTTTGATGTATGAGTTGGACAGCTACCTGGAGGCTCAGGAAGATTTTCCTTACGAGTTGCTGAACCTCGAAACAGAAAAAGGACTGGCTAGACACTTCAAGACAGAGATTTTGAATAAAAAGATCTGGTATGTTGTTGAAGGCGCCTACTCGAACAAGCCGATCGTCATGGATTTGAAGGATGTCAAAACAATTATCCAGCTCAATAAGCGAGGCAAAAGACCATCACTGGATCGTTACCTCGGCGAGGAAGAAAAAACGGTCAATGAGATGAACGTTGGAACTGTTGACATGGAACTGATGGAAAAGCAAAAAACGACGCACCAAAAGCGCAGGAAGCCAAACCAGAAGCGGAGAAACAACAATAACAACAACGCGAACAACAACAATCGCCCTCCACGCAACAAAAGAGCAAACGCTCAGTAATATTTATAATTGAAGAAGTTTCCGGATTGAAGAACGTCGTTTCAGAAAATCCGGAAACTTTTTTCTTTTTCGGGAAATACAGCACCAGCCGGCACAAAAGCCAATAAAAAGCCTCCGCCACCCGATCCGAGCAATTTCACCAAAATCCCTCTCGATTTTAACTCTCGGATGAATTCCAAACAGGAATCCGGAATCATTTCGCAAAGATGTTCAGATTGAATGTCATGAAGTTCCTTCAAGTGCGAGAAAAAGAAATCAGCATCGTTTTGCATAAAGGCCAACGTAGCTCCATCATTGGCGGGGACGTAGCTTTGATGGAAAATATCCTTGAACTCGTCCACTTCCATCTTTTCAATGAAAAGCTTCACCAGCGGCGAAGTCGGACTTGTAATTTCGGTATCAATCAAATAAACGCTCCAGGGTTGTTTGTGCAGTTCCAGTTCCGGCAAACTAATCTTGCCGTCTTCAACCAAAACCGGCCGATTCAGGAAAGCCACCAAAGGATCGAGACCGGAGCTCCGCCCATGAAAATAGGATTCGAGTGTAATAAAATCTTCACGCAGTTTTGGAATCAGGTCGGGATTAAATTCCGGACTGAAACCTGCAGTTGCACTAAAACTGCTGTACTGGTCGTACAAAGCAGCGCAAAGTGCACCCGAACTACCAACCCCGTATTGCAAAGGCACATCCGACTCGAAATACAGACCTTTTTTCAAATCGGCATTCAGCCGCTCCAAATCCAACGGGAAGTTCATCTTTGAGGCGATTTCTTCGGTGGCAAACCAACTGGCAAAACGCTCCAGCTCTGCTGCGCTATTTTTCTGGTAATCCGAAGGTGAATTGGCATCAATCCAAGCAAAATAACCCGCAAATTTTGGGAACGGAATGGCCAAAGCTTTCGCTCCAAACATCAACCCGTATTCACCAAACATCAATAATTTCGCAGGATATTTCTTCATTTCTTACGCTTTTACCGGACCTTCTCCCACCCGATCATCCAGCCATTCACCGTTTTCGGTGTGGTAGAGCAACTCTGTTCTAATAAACGCATGCACCGCTTCCTGGTCTTCTTTCCAGTACAACAAGTGAATATTCGGACCGGCATCAATCGTGAAACCAACGGGCAAACCGGTTTGCTGGCGAAACTCGCGAATCTTCTCAATAATCTCCAAACTACCTGGTTTCAGCAATAAAAACGAAGGAGTCGAACTCATCATCAGCGCGTGCAGGCTCAAGGCCTCCTGCTCAACCAAATCGATAAAGGCCATCCGGTTTCCATCGGTTTTCATCAAACCAATTAATTGCTCAATCGTTTGATTTGCCTGCGCCAACCGAGCTGCCTGGTACGGGTGATTGTTCATCAAATCGTGACCAGCCGAACTAGACACTTTCTTTTTTTGAGAATCGACAAGCAAAACAGCGTCGCAAAGTGAGAAATAACTTTCGTGAATTTGATTGGAAACCGGCACTGCGTAA harbors:
- a CDS encoding LptM family lipoprotein, giving the protein MKKLSRILMILTLAFLAACEGEQGPAGVPGEDGYNILGTVFEIEGTFSNSNDYILYDEFPSSFEVYNGDVVMVYILWEVTDGLDVWRALPQTIFFNEGPLMYNFDYTLVDFQIFLDGAIDFSSLDAAWTDNQIFRIAVIPADLWAQNKSLDLTDYNAVMKALNRPTESKDMTQIEKL
- a CDS encoding outer membrane beta-barrel family protein, with product MFPFFSQAQIQGSVRDSTDLPVAFANILLLNAADSTVATGVMATDEGTYNITDFKPGKYLIGASLIGYDPVYSKPFTIKSSNEHFHQNPLYMRSNAKQIEDVNVVAKKPIYELQIDRMVVNVENSITSSGNTALEVLEKSPGVIVDRQNNSISLAGKSGVMIILNGKQTRMPIEAAMQMLDGMNAENVKKIELITTPPAKYEAEGNAGIINIVLKKHEDFGTNGSFSLGAGVAKREKMNASLNLNHHVEKVNFFGTYNVNYNNLFHQIDSYRRYLKDDQVNESEASSYRDAIVLFQNIRMGLDYTISSKTTFSVLTNGYISSWDMDARNDIRYMTNGTTTETSVMANSEINKWYHGMGNLNLLHHFEEAETLEFNFDYLNYYNDDPSDYDSEVTDNTGAMTSEIIEIEKTTPIDILVGSVDYSNQVNSDFKLEAGAKITFTKFKNDVAVRYLENGGWYYDPELTNNYSMDENIMALYASANYKFAKNTSIVAGLRYEYMNSVLDSETEKGIVDLHYGEFFPTLFLSQKFDDNNTLQASYSRRINRPTFNQLAPFLILITPESFVSGNVNLLPAFSNIYKIEYQFKSAMLSVAYTDTKDAISRFAPTNSADGDKQYFFSRNIDKSETYAATLAIPITATPWWKMQNNLIWTKQKVDTEYDGTVYKIDQDNYRITSNQSFTLTKYFSAEISCFYNSKSIWGIYESKAFGRVDAGVQWKLKNENSRFNLNVSDIFKTNIYRSVANLPELNIYNRWRLDFEPRVIRLTFTQNFGNGAVKTRHRTTGSEEEQNRVSPQ
- the mutS gene encoding DNA mismatch repair protein MutS; the protein is MSKEKKYVETPLMKQYYAIKDKHPDAVLLFRVGDFYETFGEDAIKAAEILGITLTRRANGSASYVELAGFPHHALDTYLPKLVRAGQRVAICEQLEDPKLTKKIVKRGITELVTPGVSINDNILEHRENNFLASVHFDKKMAGVAFLDISTGEFLTAEGGFEYIDKLLNSFKPKEVLYQKGKGNEFSEHFGGKFYTYTMDDWAYTEDAATDRLLRHFETKSLKGYGVQELNYGVIASGVILHYLDLTQHTQVQHITALSRIEEDKYVWLDRFTIRNLELFGIINEGAKTLVQVLDKTISPMGARMLKRWIALPLKEINAINERLSVVEYFTGNEGEKEDLEMHLRHIGDLERIISKVAVGRINPREVNQLKNALNAIEPIKRYAEGVDHPVLKRFAEQLNPCTSIRDRIEKEIVNDPPMLLHKGNVIKKGVSEELDELRSIQYSGKDYLTQMQERESARTGIPSLKIAFNNVFGYYIEVRNTHKDKVPADWIRKQTLVSAERYITEELKEYESKILGAEEKILALEGKLFNDLVLALSEYIQAVQLNAVVIARLDCLLSFASCALANNYNKPELNDTKVIEIKEGRHPVIEQQLPIGEEYISNDVFLDTDDQQVIIITGPNMAGKSALLRQTALIVLMAQMGSYVPAKSASIGYVDKIFTRVGASDNISLGESTFMVEMNEAASILNNLSDRSLILLDELGRGTSTYDGISIAWSIVEYIHEHGQAKAKTLFATHYHELNEMEKSFSRVKNFNVSVKEVGNKVIFLRKLVRGGSNHSFGIHVARMAGMPPSVVKRADEILVQLEGDNRKDGLAKPLDGMAEKREGFQLSFFQMDDPVLKSIRDEIRTLDINNLTPIEALNKLNEIKKLSGLK
- a CDS encoding lipoprotein N-acyltransferase Lnb domain-containing protein; the encoded protein is MKQILLAILLFFGVQSAVRSQSIILSPQAEISVMSCGPSDLIHAIYGHTAVRVHDPARNWDVVFNYGVFSFREPNFVYRFAKGNANYMLAPEYYKDFYDDYIRNGRSIQEQVLNLTLSEKQQMLNFLINNAKPENREYRYNFFYDNCATRVRDLVENQVDGKVEFPTENVGMTFRQHADEYQKILPWTNFGINLVLGSPSDKVASAYEEMFLPDYLFQHFAGAKISKNGNERPLVKKTNAIYEAPSLSASWLTIHSPEIILLLILIAIFWLTYRQLKSGKINYWIDYILLFINGLAGFVLLWFFLYSEHPAMAANYNQLWAIAINLPFLLLWMVKKWRPVLRWYWVVLSCWLLLFLPLSLFLPQEFAPGFYMLIAMLLIRSLLHSRFVIMRS
- a CDS encoding DUF1761 domain-containing protein, whose translation is MMNLVEVVTHVNYWAVIVAALSTFVVGSLWYSSLLFGKKWMILNDFTEDSLKEGVYPMPVIFGSSFIASLFAAFSLAMFLGSTGNFGIGVFSGFMIALFWISTARLNTILFEQQKFSLFLIHAGYDLVSYMVMGAIVGAWR